CATCCGCATGGAGGCGGCCCGCTGGGGCGTCACCGTCAACGGCACCGAGGTCTACGGGATGATCCCCGCCCAGGCCGTGCTGGACAGCGCCTCCTACTACATGCAGTTCGACGACTTCGACCCCAACCAGGTGCTGGAGCTGAAGCTGCTGGAGCTGATGGGCGAAGAGCAGTAGCCCCGCAGGCTGCCTGAACAGACAGGACGACAAAGGAGCGATGGCATGAAGCTTTCGGAGATGACGGTACAGGATTTTGTGGGCGAACTCGCTTCGGATTCCCCGGCCCCGGGCGGCGGGAGCGTAGCGGCCCTGGCGGCGTCGCTCGGCGCGGCGCTGACGGCCATGGTGGCCAGTCTCACCGTGGGCAAGGAGAAGCACCGGGAGCACTGGGAGGCCATGGAGGAGGTGCGGCGCAAGGGCGGCGATCTGCACGCCAGGCTTCTGCAGCTCATGGAGGCCGACACGGAGGCCTTCAACGCCTTCATGGCGGCGCTGAAGCTCCCCAAGGAGACCGAGGAGCAGAAGGCGGCCCGGAAGGAGCAGCTCCAGAAGGCCAAGCGCGGCGCCATCGAGGTTCCCATGGACACGCTGCGCTGCTGCGCCGAGGTGGTGGGACTGGCGGAGACCGCCGTCTCCAGAGGCAACCCCAACGCCGTGACCGACGCAGGGACCGCCGCGGTGCTGGCACGGGCCGCTGCGGTGGCCGCGGCCTACAACATCAAGATCAACTTCGGCGGGCTGAAGGATGAGGACTTCGTCGCCCGGACCAGGAGCGAGATGGACGGTATCCTGACGGATATGGACAGCCGGGTGCCGGCCATCGAGCGGCAGGTCGGCGAAGCAATCGGGTAGGAAACGGCAGGGCGGAACCGGGGCATACCGGTTCCGCCCACAGTGACTGCGACCTTCAAAAGGAGGTTGGAACCATGGATATCAATGTGATGAACAGCGAGGCCATGCGGATCAAGCTCGACGCCGAGCTTCCGGAACATCCGGGGTTTGCCGAGGGCGTCCGCCGCGCGCCGGACCGCGGCTGGACACTGAACCGGCACGAGACGGAGCTGGCACTGAAAAACGCCCTCCGCTACGTCCCCGGGGAGCTCCACGAGACCCTGGCGCCGGAATTCATGGAGGAACTCCGCACCATGGGGCGGATCTACGCCTACCGCTACCGTCCGGCGGGCCGGATCTACGGCAAGCCCATCGACGAGTACAGGGGCAAGTGTCAGGCCGGTAAGGCCTTCCAGGTGATGATCGACAACAACCTCGATTTCGACGTGGCCCTCTATCCCTACGAGCTGGTGACCTACGGGGAGACCGGGCAGGTCTGTCAGAACTGGCTGCAGTACCGTCTGATCAAGAGGTATCTGGAGGAGCTCACCGAGGACACCACGCTGGTGCTGGAGAGCGGCCACCCGCTGGGGCTCTTCAAGTCCCGCCCCGAGGCGCCCCGGGTGATCCTCACCAACGGGCTGCTGGTGGGGCTCTTCGACAACCAGGAGAACTGGCACCGCGCCATGCAGCTGGGGGTCTCGAACTACGGCCAGATGACCGCCGGCGGCTGGATGTACATCGGTCCCCAGGGGATCGTCCACGGCACCTTCAACACCATCCTCAACGCCGCCCGGCAGCAGCTCGGCGTGGGGGCCAAGGACAACCTGGCCGGCGTGCTCTTCGTCTCCTCCGGTCTCGGCGGCATGAGCGGCGCCCAGGCCAAGGCGGTGGAGATCGCCGGCGGCGTGGGGATCATCGCCGAGGTGGACAAGTCCCGTATCGAGACCCGCCACAGCCAGGGCTGGGTCGGCAAGGTGGCCGGAAGCTGCGAGGAGGCCTTCGGCATGGCCCGGGAGGCCATCGCGAAGAAGGAGCCCCTCTCCATCGCCTACCACGGTAACATCGTCGACCTGCTGCGCTACGCCGTGGAGCAGGGCGAGGAGATCCCGCTGCTCTCCGACCAGACCTCCTGCCACGCGGCCTACGACGGCGGCTACTGCCCGGCGGGGCTGACCTTCGCGGAGCGCACCGAGATGCTCCACAGCGACCCCCAGGCCTTCCGGAAGCGGGTGGACCAGTCGCTGCGGGAGCACTTCGAGCTGATCAAGAAGCTGGTCGCCAAGGGCACCTACTTCTTCGACTACGGCAACTCCTTCATGCGGGCCGTCTTCGACGCCGGCGTCACCGAGATCTGCAAAAACGGCCGGGACACCCTGGAAGGGTTCGTCTGGCCCTCCTACGTGGAGGACATCATGGGCCCGGTGCTCTTCGACTACGGCTACGGTCCCTTCCGCTGGGTCTGCCTCAGCGGCGACCACGAAGACCTCCGCAAGACCGACCAGGCGGCCATGGACTGCATTGATCCGGACCGCCGGCCTCAGGACTTCGACAACTGGCTCTGGATCCGCGACGCCGAGAAGAACCAGCTGGTGGTGGGTACCCAGGCCCGGATCCTCTATCAGGACGCCGAGGGGCGGCTGAAGATCGCCCTGAAGTTCAACGAGATGGTGCGAAACGGCGAGATCGGCCCCGTCATGCTCGGCCGGGACCACCACGATGTCTCCGGCACCGATTCGCCCTACCGCGAGACCTCCAATATCAAGGACGGCAGCAATATCTGCGCCGACATGGCCACCCAGTGCTTCGCCGGCAACGCCGCCAGGGGCATGACGCTCTGCACCCTCCACAACGGCGGCGGCGTGGGCATCGGCAAGGTGATCAACGGCGGCTTCGGCATGCTGCTGGACGGCTCCGAGCGGACTGACGAGATCCTCAAGTCGGCCATGATGTGGGATGTGCTCAGCGGTGTGGCCCGCCGCGCCTGGGCCCGCTGCGACCACTCCGTAGAGGTGGGCCGCGAGGTGAACGCCAACTACGAGGACAGCTACCACATCACGCTGCCCTACGTGCCCGCCGACGAGCTGGTATCCAGGGCAGTTGACGAAGCGTGGAAGCAAACGTAGCATAGGACAATCGATCCGCTCCCGGCTGGGGCCGGGGGCGGATCCGGATGCCCCGCTCCGTCCCCGGATGCCGCTGCCCGGAAGCGGCGGAAGGGAGCGGTTCCGCGGGGAAGCCGATCCCACGTCGAGAAAGAGAGACAAGGAGGGTCCACCATGGCAAAGATGCTTTCGGACATCGAGATCGCCCAGCAGGCGACGATGAAACCCATCACGGAGATCGCGGCGCAGCTCGGTATCGAGGAAGACGAGGTCGAGCAGTACGGCAAGTACAAAGGCAAGGTCTCCTTCGAGCTCTGGGACCGTATCAAGGAGCGCGAGGACGGCAAGCTGATCCTGGTGACGGCCATCACGCCCACGCCGGCCGGCGAGGGCAAGACCACCACCACCGTCGGACTCACCCAGGCGCTGGCCAGGAAGGGCAAGAAGGCCGGACTGGCCATCCGCGAGCCCTCGCTGGGGCCGGTCTTCGGGATCAAGGGCGGCGCCGCCGGCGGCGGCCACAGCCAGGTACTCCCCATGGAGGATATCAACATCCACTTCACCGGGGACATCCACGCCGTGACGACGGCGCACAACCTGCTTGCGGCCATGGTGGACAACTCCATCCATCAGGGGAACGAGCTGGGGATCGACGCCAGGCAGGTGGTCTTCCGCCGGGTGATGGACATGAACGAGCGCTCCCTGCGGCATATCGTCATCGGTCTCGGCGGCAAGCCCCACGGCGTACCCCGCGAAAACGGCTTTGACATCTCCGTGGCCTCGGAGGTCATGGCTGTGCTCTGTCTGGCCACCGGCATCTCGGACCTCAAGGAGCGGCTCGGCCGGATCGTGGTGGCCTACACCTACGGCGGCGAACCCGTCACCGCCGGCGATCTCGGTGCGGCGGGCGCCATGGCCATGCTGCTCAAGGACGCCATGAAGCCCAACCTGGTCCAGACGCTGGAGCACGTACCGGCCTTTGTCCACGGCGGACCCTTCGCCAACATCGCCCACGGCTGCAACAGCCTGCAGGCCACCCGCTACGGCCTGAAGCTCTCGGACTACTTCGTCACCGAGGCGGGCTTCGGCGCCGATCTGGGGGCAGAGAAATTCCTGGACATCAAGTGCCGTCTCGGCGGGCTGCATCCCTCGGCGGTGGTCATCGTGGCGACGGTGCGGGCGCTCAAGATGCACGGCGGCATGGACAAGAAATCCCTCACTGCGGAGAACCTGGAGGCCCTGGCCGGCGGGATCCCCAATCTGGAAAAACACATCGAGAACATGAACAGCTTCGGTCTGCCCGTGGTGGTGGCCGTCAACGCCTTCCCCACCGATACGGAGGCCGAACTGAACCTCGTCCGCGAGAAGTGCCAGGCCCTGGGCGCCGAGGTGGCGCTCTCCAAGGTCTGGGCCGAGGGCGGCGACGGCGGTGCCGAGCTGGCCGAGAAGGTCATCGCGGCCACCGGGAAGCCCAACAGCTTCCACTATCTCTACGAGCGGGACGAGACCCCCAGGGAGAAGATCCGCAAGATCGCCACGCAGATCTACGGCGCCGGCGACGTGCAGTACACCGCCAAGGCGGAGAAGGATCTGCAGCAGATCCACGACGCCGGTATGGACGAGCTTCTGGTCTGCATGGCCAAGACCCAGGCGTCCATCTCCGACGACCCCACCGTGGTGGGACGACCCGACGGCTTCACCCTGACGGTGCGCGAGGTCCGTGTCTCCGCCGGAGCCGGCTTCCTCATCCCCATCACCGGCAGCGTCATGACCATGCCCGGGCTCCCCAGGAAGCCCTCGGCGCTGGAGATCGACGTGGACGACAAGGGGCGTATCTCCGGGCTCTTCTAGGCCCCCCGGCGCAGCAACCGGAATTGTGGGAGGAGAAAACCTGAGGGTGTCTCCTCCCAATGTTTTTTGTCCCATCCCGCAGAAAGGAAACGGAAACACAGTGAGAGGCTCCCGGCCGACAGGAAAACGAGACCGGCCGGAGCCCGATAAAGGAAGTGGTCTGCCGTGAAATGCACTACGAAACAGCTGGTGATCCTCGCTCTGATGATCAGCCTCAACGTGGTTCTCACCCGTTTCGCCAGTGTCCGGATCGCCATCGGGGGCATCGAGGGGATCCGGATCGGCTTCGGCGCCTTCCCGGCGATCTTCACCGGTCTCACCATGGGGCCGGTGGCGGGCGGTGTCGTCGGCGCCCTCGGCGACGTGACGGGGTTTTTCGTCGCCCCCATGGGGGCCTACCTGCCGCATTTTACCCTCACCGCCGCCCTCACCGGCATCCTGCCGCCGCTTTTCTGGAACATCGCCGGACGCAGGGAGGCCTTTCTCCCGATTCTGACGGCCATTGTCGGCACCCAGACGGTGACCTCCGTGGTGCTGGTGCCCTTCTTTCTGAAGATGCTCTTCGGTCTGCCCCCGGCGGCCACCGTGCCCGGGGCGGCGGTGAGTCTCGTCCTGGCGACACCGGTCTACACGCTGCTCTACCTGAAGCTGGCCAGAAGCCTCGACCTCAGTCCCGCCGCCGGCCGCCATTTCTAGCATCCCTCCACCTTCTTCGGCCTCCCGGCGGGCGGCCTTGGACGGTGTGGCCTGCGCACTCATCCTGCAGCCGGTCTTTCCATCGTCACAGTGGCCATATGGCGGACAGGGTGCCTCCAGGTCCGGGGAGTGGTGTTTCCGGAGGCGGTCGGCACTCCGCCGCGGGCTGTATGCAGTATAAGACGGCCGGTCTGGAGGGAGGCTTTGACAGCCTCGGGGGAACCTGATAAATTGTCTAACTAGGATACAAACCTATCGGAGGTGTTACTGAATGCGAAGGAACCTTTCCCGTTTTCTGATCGCGTCACTCTGCGCTCTCTTTGTCCTTACCTCGGCAGGGCTGGCCTCGGCAGTGACCTTTGCCCCCATCGCTACAGGCTCCACAGGCGGCACGTTCTACCCTGTGGGCGTCATCCTCGCCAATACCTTCAACAAGGAGATGGAGGACGAGGGCTACCAGTTCAAGGCCATGACATCCGGCGGCAGTACGGAGAACCTGGAGATGATCCGCCAGGGGGCGACCATGTTCGCCGTCTGCGGCAGTGTCCCGGCCCGGAACGCCTATATCGGGGTGGACAACTACGAGGGACAGGAGATCAAGAATGTCCGTTTCGTCACCGCCCTCTGGCCCGAAGCGGTGCAGCTGATGTACCGTGAAGGCGTGGGCATCGAGAAGATCACCGACCTGAAGGACAAGAAATTCAGCGTCGGCCCGGCCGCCGGCGGCGGTGTCTTCTACATGCCCATGATTCTGGAGCCCTTCGGCATGAGCTTCGACAGCTTCAACGCCCAGTACATGGGCTACGGCGACTCGGTCCAGGCGCTGCAGAACCGTCTGATCGACGGCTGCTATCTGGCGGCGGGCCTGCCCACCTCCGGTGTCTCCCAGCTCTACGCGGGCCAGGTTGCCGTGGACATGATCGAGTTCAGCGAGGAGGATGTCGCCAGGATCCGCGAGCTCTATCCCTTCTTCGCCCGGGTCAAGGTTGCCGCGGGGACCTATCCCAAGCAGGAGGAAGCCAAGTACGTGGTGGGCATCAAGTCCTCGTTGATTTCCCAGAAGAGCGTGGACCCCGAGCTGGTCTACGGGATGCTCGACGCGCTCTACATCAAGCACCTTGACGAGGCCCAGCAGGAGCACGGGGCGCTCAAGACGGTCACCCTCGAGGGTGCGACCCAGGGGCTCTCCGGTGCGCCGCTCCATCCCGGCGCCGTCAAGTTCTACCGGGAACACGGTGTCGAGGTGCCCGAAGAGCTGGTGCCGCCCGAAATGAAGTAGACCCTTTGTGAGCTCCAGAGACCGGCGGGTACGGCACGGCCGTATCCGCCGGTTCTCCTTTGTGTGGCCGCGGTTTCTATCCGGAGTATCCTGGAGGACGATGGACGATGGCAAAACGGAATTTCGCGGGGAAACCGGCGCTCTTTGTCACGGTGTTCTGCGTCGCTGTCTCCCTGATTCATGTGTACTACAACAGCTTTGGCCTTATCGAAGTGGTGCAGAAAAACATGATCCACATCTCGCTGATGATGGGGGTGATCTTTCTCACCGTCCCCGCCGGGAAGCGCTCGCCCGGGACGAACCCGTCGAAGCTGGACTGGGTCTTCTTCGCGCTCTCCCTCGCCGTGGGGATCTATCTGCTTGTCTCGCACCAGCGCTGGGTGGAGACCTTCCTGCGGCCCAACCAGATGGACCTCGTCTACGCGGCTGTCTTTATGCTCCTCATCATCGAGGCCGCGCGGAGGACCGTCGGCGTGCCGCTGACCACCATTGCGGTGACCTTCCTGGTCTATACCTACGTAGGGCCCTGGATGCCGGGCGCTCTGGCCCACATGGGGTTCGGCGTGGAGCGGATCATGATCCGCATGACCATGACCTCCGAGGGGATCCTCGGGGTGGCGGCCATGGTGTCGGCCTCCTATATCTTCATGTTCATCCTCTTCGCGAGCTTCTTCAAGGCCACCAAGGCCTCGGAGTTCTTCAACGATCTGGCTTCGGCGCTCACCGGGGGGACCAGGGGCGGTCCGGCCAAGGCCTCCATCTTCGCCAGCGCCCTGACGGGCACCATCAGCGGGAGCTCCCAGGCGAATGTGGCCACCACCGGATCCTTTACCATCCCGCTGATGATCTCCGTGGGCTACAAACCCTACTTCGCCGCCGCCGTGGAGGCCATCGCCTCGACGGGCGGGGTGCTGATGCCGCCGATCATGGGGGCCGCCGCCTTCATCATGAGCTCCTACCTCGGCGTGCCCTACAACACCATCATGATCGCCGCCATCACCCCGGCGATCCTCTACTACTGGACGCTTTTCCACATGGTTGACCTCGGCGCCGTGCGGTGGAACCTCTCGGGGCTGCCCAAGGATCAGCTCCCCCGGTTCGCGGAGGTCATGAAGTCACGGGGCCACCTGCTCGCCCCGCTGGTGGCCATCATCGGCTTTCTGCTGATGGGTTTCAGCCCGCTCCTGGCCGCCTTCATCGGCATCGTCTCCGTTCTGGCCGTCTCCTTCCTGCGGGCCGAGACGCGCCTCAGCTGGGGGGAGTTTTTCCGGGCCCTGGAGGAGGGGGCCAAAAACGGGGCGACCATCGCCATCATCTGCGGGATCATCGGCTTCATCATCGCTTCCGTGGGGATGACGGGGATCGGCCAGACCATCGGGAACAACATCATCAAGTGGTCCGGCGGGACGCTGGCGTTCACCGCCTTCTTCTGCATGATCGCCGCGATCATCCTGGGGATGGGGCTTCCGGGTCCGGCCTGCTACATCATCACCGCCACCGTGGCCGCGCCGGCGCTGGTGCGGATCGGGGTACCCCAGCTGGCGGCCCACTTCTTCGCCTTCTACTTCGGCACCATGTCGTCGGTGGTGCCGCCGGTGGCGCTCACATCCTACACGGCGGGGGCCATTGCCCAGACGGGACCGAACCGGGTGGCCTTCACGGGGCTCTTTCTGGGGAGCGCCGGTCTGCTGCTGCCCTACATGTACATCAACAACCCGGTGCTGCTGGGGATCGACTTCCATGTTCTGCGCTACATCACGGTGCTGGGGGCGTCGCTGGCTGGGCTCTACTCGCTGGCCATCGCCGTGATCGGCAACCTGAAGGCCAAGGTGGCCATCTGGGAGCGGGTCTTCTTCGCCCTGGGCGCCTTTCTGCTCATCACCGCCGACATGAACATCCGGTCTGTCGGGATCTGCGTCTTCGCGGCCGTCTACGTGCAGCATCTCTACCGGCACCGACGGTCCCGGCAGGGGTGAACCGACGCGGCGGGGGTTCGTCCCCCGCCGCTCACGGTCACTCTACCGGTTCGTTGGGCAGCGAGAAGGAGAGGAAGCGGTCGAAGAGGGCGGTCTTGCGGAGGTAGCAGGGCGGGTCCGGGAGGTCGGCCCGGACCTGTTCCTCGGAGGTCTCCACCAGGCGAAGATCTCCAGCTTCCAGAGATAGCGCACCGTCATCGGTGTCGCGGGTGTGCGGCTCCAGTTCTGCACGCTGTGGATCTCTTCCGTGGTGTTGGGGTGGAGGAACTCCCCGGCCCGTTCGTCCAGCACCACAAAGCCGCCGGGGCGTGAGCGTTCGCGCTTGCCCCGGCGGCCCTCCTGTTTCCCTGCGTCGTTCCGGACAGAGGTCTACCGCCCGGTGCCGCCCACCACCTTCAGCGGCGGCTGCTTCTCCGCCAGATCGGGGTGGGCCTGTTTCCAGGTCTTCACCGGCAGGCCCCAGACCTTGATGAAGCCGATGGCGGCGCCGTGGTCGAATTCGTCGGCGTCGGTGTAGGTGGCCAGGCCTTCGCTGTAGAGGCCTTCACCGGATTTCACGCCCACCACGACGGCCTGTCCCTTGTAGAGCCGCAGGCGCACAACGCCGGTGACGTGCTGCTGGATGTGGCCGAAGAAGGCGTCCAGGGCCTCCTTGAAGGGGGAGAACCAGTTGGCCTCGTAGGCCATCTGGCCGTACTGGGCCTCCATGTTCGTCTTGCCCAGCAGGACGTCCTTGGGGAGGGTGATGCTCTCCAGCGCCTTGTGGGCGTCGATCAGGACCTTCGCCGCCGGGCACTCGTAGACCTCCCGGCTCTTGAAGCCCACCAGCCGGTCCTCCAGCATGTCGATCCGTCCCACGCCGTAGGCGCCGGCCACCTTGTTGAGCTCACTGATCATGGTGACGCCGTCCACGTTCTCGCCGTCCAGGGAGACGGGCTTGCCCTTCTCGAAGCCCACCTCGATGTACTTCACGTCCTCAGGGGTGTCCCAGGGGTCGGCGGTGATCCGGAAGGCGTCGCTGGGCGGCTCCTGCCAGGGGTCCTCCAGGACGCCGCACTCGATGGACCGGCCCCACATGTTCTCGTCGATGCTGTAGATCCCCGAGGTCTCGTTGGGCACGGGGATGCCGTGCTTGGCGGCGAAGGCCACCTCGGCCTCCCGGGAGAAGTGCCAGTCCCGCACCGGGGCCAGAACCTCCAGGTCGGGGTTC
This genomic stretch from Synergistales bacterium harbors:
- a CDS encoding formate--tetrahydrofolate ligase, whose product is MLSDIEIAQQATMKPITEIAAQLGIEEDEVEQYGKYKGKVSFELWDRIKEREDGKLILVTAITPTPAGEGKTTTTVGLTQALARKGKKAGLAIREPSLGPVFGIKGGAAGGGHSQVLPMEDINIHFTGDIHAVTTAHNLLAAMVDNSIHQGNELGIDARQVVFRRVMDMNERSLRHIVIGLGGKPHGVPRENGFDISVASEVMAVLCLATGISDLKERLGRIVVAYTYGGEPVTAGDLGAAGAMAMLLKDAMKPNLVQTLEHVPAFVHGGPFANIAHGCNSLQATRYGLKLSDYFVTEAGFGADLGAEKFLDIKCRLGGLHPSAVVIVATVRALKMHGGMDKKSLTAENLEALAGGIPNLEKHIENMNSFGLPVVVAVNAFPTDTEAELNLVREKCQALGAEVALSKVWAEGGDGGAELAEKVIAATGKPNSFHYLYERDETPREKIRKIATQIYGAGDVQYTAKAEKDLQQIHDAGMDELLVCMAKTQASISDDPTVVGRPDGFTLTVREVRVSAGAGFLIPITGSVMTMPGLPRKPSALEIDVDDKGRISGLF
- a CDS encoding TAXI family TRAP transporter solute-binding subunit; this translates as MRRNLSRFLIASLCALFVLTSAGLASAVTFAPIATGSTGGTFYPVGVILANTFNKEMEDEGYQFKAMTSGGSTENLEMIRQGATMFAVCGSVPARNAYIGVDNYEGQEIKNVRFVTALWPEAVQLMYREGVGIEKITDLKDKKFSVGPAAGGGVFYMPMILEPFGMSFDSFNAQYMGYGDSVQALQNRLIDGCYLAAGLPTSGVSQLYAGQVAVDMIEFSEEDVARIRELYPFFARVKVAAGTYPKQEEAKYVVGIKSSLISQKSVDPELVYGMLDALYIKHLDEAQQEHGALKTVTLEGATQGLSGAPLHPGAVKFYREHGVEVPEELVPPEMK
- a CDS encoding TRAP transporter permease, giving the protein MAKRNFAGKPALFVTVFCVAVSLIHVYYNSFGLIEVVQKNMIHISLMMGVIFLTVPAGKRSPGTNPSKLDWVFFALSLAVGIYLLVSHQRWVETFLRPNQMDLVYAAVFMLLIIEAARRTVGVPLTTIAVTFLVYTYVGPWMPGALAHMGFGVERIMIRMTMTSEGILGVAAMVSASYIFMFILFASFFKATKASEFFNDLASALTGGTRGGPAKASIFASALTGTISGSSQANVATTGSFTIPLMISVGYKPYFAAAVEAIASTGGVLMPPIMGAAAFIMSSYLGVPYNTIMIAAITPAILYYWTLFHMVDLGAVRWNLSGLPKDQLPRFAEVMKSRGHLLAPLVAIIGFLLMGFSPLLAAFIGIVSVLAVSFLRAETRLSWGEFFRALEEGAKNGATIAIICGIIGFIIASVGMTGIGQTIGNNIIKWSGGTLAFTAFFCMIAAIILGMGLPGPACYIITATVAAPALVRIGVPQLAAHFFAFYFGTMSSVVPPVALTSYTAGAIAQTGPNRVAFTGLFLGSAGLLLPYMYINNPVLLGIDFHVLRYITVLGASLAGLYSLAIAVIGNLKAKVAIWERVFFALGAFLLITADMNIRSVGICVFAAVYVQHLYRHRRSRQG
- a CDS encoding cyclodeaminase/cyclohydrolase family protein encodes the protein MKLSEMTVQDFVGELASDSPAPGGGSVAALAASLGAALTAMVASLTVGKEKHREHWEAMEEVRRKGGDLHARLLQLMEADTEAFNAFMAALKLPKETEEQKAARKEQLQKAKRGAIEVPMDTLRCCAEVVGLAETAVSRGNPNAVTDAGTAAVLARAAAVAAAYNIKINFGGLKDEDFVARTRSEMDGILTDMDSRVPAIERQVGEAIG
- a CDS encoding urocanate hydratase; translation: MDINVMNSEAMRIKLDAELPEHPGFAEGVRRAPDRGWTLNRHETELALKNALRYVPGELHETLAPEFMEELRTMGRIYAYRYRPAGRIYGKPIDEYRGKCQAGKAFQVMIDNNLDFDVALYPYELVTYGETGQVCQNWLQYRLIKRYLEELTEDTTLVLESGHPLGLFKSRPEAPRVILTNGLLVGLFDNQENWHRAMQLGVSNYGQMTAGGWMYIGPQGIVHGTFNTILNAARQQLGVGAKDNLAGVLFVSSGLGGMSGAQAKAVEIAGGVGIIAEVDKSRIETRHSQGWVGKVAGSCEEAFGMAREAIAKKEPLSIAYHGNIVDLLRYAVEQGEEIPLLSDQTSCHAAYDGGYCPAGLTFAERTEMLHSDPQAFRKRVDQSLREHFELIKKLVAKGTYFFDYGNSFMRAVFDAGVTEICKNGRDTLEGFVWPSYVEDIMGPVLFDYGYGPFRWVCLSGDHEDLRKTDQAAMDCIDPDRRPQDFDNWLWIRDAEKNQLVVGTQARILYQDAEGRLKIALKFNEMVRNGEIGPVMLGRDHHDVSGTDSPYRETSNIKDGSNICADMATQCFAGNAARGMTLCTLHNGGGVGIGKVINGGFGMLLDGSERTDEILKSAMMWDVLSGVARRAWARCDHSVEVGREVNANYEDSYHITLPYVPADELVSRAVDEAWKQT
- a CDS encoding argininosuccinate synthase; the protein is MQNKGKVVLAYSGGLDTSVAIKWLQEQGYDVVTFTADVGQSVIDLEAIERKAYNTGAVNAYVMDLRKDFVESFVQPALQANALYEGKYPLNSALSRPLIAKYLVWIAEVEGAVAVAHGCTGKGQDQVRIEVCVNALNPDLEVLAPVRDWHFSREAEVAFAAKHGIPVPNETSGIYSIDENMWGRSIECGVLEDPWQEPPSDAFRITADPWDTPEDVKYIEVGFEKGKPVSLDGENVDGVTMISELNKVAGAYGVGRIDMLEDRLVGFKSREVYECPAAKVLIDAHKALESITLPKDVLLGKTNMEAQYGQMAYEANWFSPFKEALDAFFGHIQQHVTGVVRLRLYKGQAVVVGVKSGEGLYSEGLATYTDADEFDHGAAIGFIKVWGLPVKTWKQAHPDLAEKQPPLKVVGGTGR
- a CDS encoding folate family ECF transporter S component, whose translation is MISLNVVLTRFASVRIAIGGIEGIRIGFGAFPAIFTGLTMGPVAGGVVGALGDVTGFFVAPMGAYLPHFTLTAALTGILPPLFWNIAGRREAFLPILTAIVGTQTVTSVVLVPFFLKMLFGLPPAATVPGAAVSLVLATPVYTLLYLKLARSLDLSPAAGRHF